In the genome of Synechococcus sp. CB0101, the window GGAGACCAACGAGCCTTGGTATTACCCCCTGTTTTTGCTCTGGCTCAGCACCGGTGACTGCCAGGAAAGATGACGCCTCTGCTGCTGTTCAAGCAGTCATCGTCAACGTAGCCGGTGTGGATTCAATTTCTGTAGATGGTGGGTTGATCCAAACCACTTCTGGCTGACGCCAACATCGGATTGCTCGTGACCAGCGCCGTGGATTGAGCTGGCGGGCTTTTTCGTACACGACAGCGCGATGCCGACAGATCTCCACGGCCTGTCCGCCGTGACGTTGCTGAGGCGTCACGAACTTGATGCCGCTGTGGCGGTGCCGATGGTTGTACCAGTCCACAAACGACGCCACCCACTGGCAGGCCTCGTCCTTGCTGGCAAATGGCCGTCTCGGGTAATCAGGCCGGTACTTCGCAGTGCGGAACAGCGATTCGGAGTAGGGGTTGTCGTTGCTGACGCGCGGACGCGAGAACGACCTGAGCACGCCCAGCTCCTCCAGCCTGCTTTCCAGCGTGGCTGCACGCATGGCATTGCCGTTGTCGGCGTGGAGGATCAACGGCTGCTTGCGTCCCCGACTGATTCGCTCGCGCAGGCACGCCCTGATCACCAGATCGGCTGCAATGACTGGGTCTTCTCGCTCAGCGACATCCCACGCCACGACCTTGCGGCTCCAGACGTCGATCACCAGATAGAGGTACAGCCACACACCTCGCACGGTGGTGGGCAGGTAGGTGATGTCCCAGCTCCAAACCTCGTTTGGACCAGCAGCCCTGAGCCGTGGCACTGGGCGCGGTTCCTGTGGTGGCCGAGCTCGGCCCCGCCGGTGAACCTGACCGTGAGCATGGAGAACTCGGTAAAAGCTGCGCTCTGAGCCGATATACAACCCGCGATCCGCCAGCACCGGCACGATCTGCCCAGGCGGCAGCGCCGCAAATTCCGGCTCATTGCACGTGAGCAGGATCCGTTGGCGTTCCTCCTCACTGAGGCGGTGAGTCACATGCCGGAAGCTGCCCTTGCGACGATCGACACCATCACCGTCTCCAGCAAACTGACGGCGCCAGCGCTGCAACGTCGACAGGCCCACGCCCAGAAGCAGAGCCAGCTCACGAGCTCGGGCACCGTTGATGATGCCCTCGTCGAGGATCTCCAGGGCCTTCCGGCGATCGTCAGGCGACGTCAATCGTCCCCGTCCTCTCCCCAGAAGGCCTGAATCTTTTTTGAGGCGATCAGCAGCGCAGCCGCCTCCGCCAGAGCTTTCTCCTTGCGGCGCAGCTCCTGTTTGAGCCGCTTGATCTCCTTTTGATCCTGCGCGCGGAGCCGTTCCAGCTCCTTCTGCTCTTTCAAGGTGAGCACTGGTTTCTCGTTGGCATCCTGGGATGCCTGACGCCACCGCTCCACCTGCTCCGGATAGAGACCCCGCTCTCGGCAGTAGGCACTGAGCTCGGTGGCGTTGAGCCCAGCAGTCTCGAGCACCACCGTGAATTTGTCTGTGGCACTCCAGCCCTCAGGATCCTTCTCGGATGCCGGCACCACCTCTCCCTGCAACCGCCAGGCCTTCCTCCAGTTGTAGAGGGTGACCACGTGAATGCCCAGCTCTGCTGAGATCTGGGCCACGCTCTGCCGCATGGGCGGACTCATCCGCTTTCTCGCGTCAGCTTTGACGGCCTCGCTGTAGCGACGCATAGATCTGCTCCATCAAGCCCCCTGCTTGAAAAATGGTCGGGATGGAGAGGCGTCAACTTTGCTGGCAGAGGGGGCACTGGGCTGCGAAATGCCGAAATCAGGGGGCTGACCTGGGATTGCATCCGCTTGGAGCAGGGAGAGGTGCTGGTGATGAAGAGCCTGCGGCGTGATGGGTATTCCAGTGGGAGGGTTGAGTGGGCACCCACCAAGACGGGCAAGGAGCGAGTGGTGCCGCTGATGCCCCAGGTGCTGGAGACCTTGAAAGAGCACCAGCAGCAGATGGATCAGCTGAGCATCTACGACCCGTATGGGCTGGTATTCGTCACGCCCACCAGCCACAGCAACGTCTATGACCACTTGTTGGGTCGTGTTTGGCATCGCAGCCTGCAGCGGTGTGGATTGAAGCCGAGGAGGCTGTATGCCCAGCGTCATAGTTTTCTGTCTCATGCTCTTGCGATGGGCAATTCGCCAGCTGATTTGGCAGCGGCGGCAGGTCACTCCACCAAGATGCTCCTGGATACCTATGCCAAACCAACAGGCAGATTGAAGATGCCGACTTGGTAATCACCACAACTCACCAGTGCGGTAACGACGTTGCTGCTCACGCTGCTTCATCAGATGGTTCAGGCGCGACTGGTGACCTGCCTGCTGCTGCGGTGAGCGCATCGGCGGCAACTTGGTGACCCTGGGGGCATGAGGCGTTGAGGGCGGTGCTGAAGGCATTACAGGGCGCTGAACTTGTTGGTGAAATCGCTCAGGTCGAAACTCAGGTGGATTGCCCAGAACCCCTCGCTTCTTCAGCAGGGTCTCCAGTGATGGGCAGTTGGTCTGGAAACCAGTGGTTCCATGCTTCTCTCGCAGGCGCACGTATTCAAAGTGCACCAGCGGGAACTGTGCTTCCAGAAACTTCTCAAACGATTGATGCTCACCACACTTGTGGCACTTGAAGTTCCAAGCGTTGCCAACGGGATACAGGTAACCCTTGGCGTCAGATGGCGCGAGAGTCTTCCCTTTGCTGTTCTTGCCGCTGTATTGACAATAAGGGCACTGGAAGCGAAGAGCATTCGCTTTGCGTTCAAAAAGAGGTAATGCAGTTGAGATGTAGTCAATAAAGGTCTCTTCGATGGCTTTGGTCATTTGTCATATTGCTTGTCTAGATGTCGATATTATATCACAGATTTTCTCATGTGTAAATCTTGAAAAGCATAAATAACCTTGTAGAGGTTTGATCAAGATGGTGACTCGATAAAATCCAGATAAACACAGGATGCTTGACAAACTATAAAGAAGCCTGTATAATGAACTTTGTAGTGGTTTCATCAAATGATCTTGAGTTGATTCATTGATGATTCCCAATGACCACTCGAAAGAACCCCAAAAGACTCAAGACAAAATCAAACAGATTCTATTCGCAACTTGATTCAAGACACACGCAAAAGAAACTCAACTGAAACTTGATTCAAGATTCATCAGCAATCAATAAGATCTCTTGATTTAATCCTCAAGTATTTATCCTTGATTCATTCAAGAGAAATCCTGGTGGAGTCATGAGTCAAGATTTAAATCTATTATTAAATAACATCCAGAAGTTCATCTTAAATGATGACCACAAGAAAATAGATGATCCTCGCCAAGGATGAATCATGAATAAATAGATTCAGGTTCTATTCTAAATGTATAGATGAAGTCTATTCCAAGAGTAAAGCAAATCAGTTTCAAAGAAAAAGAGCATCCATTTCTCCTCCAGCAAATGGAGGATCTGATGGATCTATACAAAATGGATATCAGTGGTCTCTACAAGACCCTGCTGCGAGAAAAGCATCAAGAGGTCTTCGGGTCTCCATCCAGCAGGTGCATCAGATGACCACCATCAGGATTCATCTGCATCCTGTCGAGGCAGAGATGCTCAAGGAGGTTCAGAAGGGCAACAGGCGCTTCCGTGATCT includes:
- a CDS encoding site-specific integrase; amino-acid sequence: MRNAEIRGLTWDCIRLEQGEVLVMKSLRRDGYSSGRVEWAPTKTGKERVVPLMPQVLETLKEHQQQMDQLSIYDPYGLVFVTPTSHSNVYDHLLGRVWHRSLQRCGLKPRRLYAQRHSFLSHALAMGNSPADLAAAAGHSTKMLLDTYAKPTGRLKMPTW